The proteins below are encoded in one region of Methanosarcina barkeri 3:
- a CDS encoding isoprenylcysteine carboxylmethyltransferase family protein, with translation MELASSKITSVFSLVAFAVIHSLTASLPFKRLLMRGLGSRIDRLYLPAYSLIAILTILPLIYLLYKNPGRILYRIPSPWRWLMVGGQLIAALIAPRAFRDAPHRFKIRSQLSALQTPEAGSLNIRGIYRWIRDPFLLSGLVLIWLTPIMTVNLLIIYLLTTIYLFLGSLHWETRLVAQFGDEYREYQKRVHRIIPGLRESVKPGL, from the coding sequence ATGGAATTGGCTTCATCCAAAATTACTTCTGTTTTTTCTCTGGTAGCATTTGCAGTTATTCACAGTCTGACTGCGAGCCTGCCCTTCAAACGCCTCCTCATGCGAGGCCTGGGTTCCAGGATAGACAGGTTGTATCTGCCTGCATATAGCCTTATTGCGATACTGACTATATTGCCGCTCATTTATCTGCTTTATAAAAATCCGGGGCGAATTCTCTACAGAATACCTTCTCCCTGGCGCTGGCTGATGGTCGGCGGGCAGTTAATTGCTGCGCTTATTGCCCCTAGAGCTTTCCGAGATGCACCTCACAGATTCAAAATACGTTCACAGCTCTCCGCGCTACAGACTCCTGAAGCAGGCTCCCTTAATATCCGGGGCATTTACCGATGGATAAGGGATCCCTTTCTGCTCTCAGGCCTGGTATTGATATGGTTAACTCCTATTATGACTGTCAATCTGCTTATCATATACCTTTTGACAACGATATACCTGTTTCTTGGGTCCCTTCACTGGGAAACAAGACTGGTTGCACAGTTTGGTGACGAATATCGTGAATACCAAAAGCGGGTTCACAGGATAATTCCCGGATTAAGGGAAAGCGTTAAACCCGGACTTTAG
- a CDS encoding transposase, with translation MTADAMYDAAKIRKYNRKRGIKSNIPINKRNRTKMKRERPIKVDQEDYKSKSIVERFLAG, from the coding sequence GTGACAGCTGATGCAATGTATGATGCGGCTAAAATTAGAAAATATAACAGGAAAAGAGGAATAAAGTCCAATATACCAATAAATAAAAGAAATAGGACGAAAATGAAGAGAGAAAGACCAATAAAGGTTGATCAGGAAGACTATAAAAGTAAAAGCATAGTAGAAAGGTTTTTAGCTGGATAG
- a CDS encoding DUF2795 domain-containing protein, producing MIEYARKNNANNEIIDNLKEIQDRTYNNAADSAQEFSGKRLKGEETR from the coding sequence ATAATTGAATATGCTCGGAAAAACAATGCTAATAACGAAATAATTGATAATTTGAAGGAAATTCAAGATAGAACATATAACAACGCTGCCGATAGTGCTCAGGAGTTTAGTGGAAAACGTCTCAAGGGTGAAGAGACAAGATAA
- a CDS encoding aldo/keto reductase, whose amino-acid sequence MLYRRLGQTDKMASILGFGTMRLPTLEGDDSKVDDEKAVHMIRYAIDHGINYIDTAYPYHGGMSELVIGKALRDGYREKVYLATKLPSWLITSREDMDRYLNEQLEKLRTDYIDFYLLHALNRDFWSLVKKHDVFDFLNSAIKDGRIKYTGFSFHDNLNLFKEIVDSYPWDICQIQYNFMDENFQAGKEGLMYAASKNLGVVIMEPLRGGYLVSSPQEIQNIWDSAEKKRSPVEWGFQYLWDYPEINVVLSGMSDIEQVKNNIEFAEKGFSGSLTGEEKKLISRVKEIYRSKTRVYCTGCHYCMPCPSGVNIPESFKYLNNAEMFGRVEEEKVLYSGLEGKASNCTECGQCEEKCPQKTPIKEMLKEVVKLFEK is encoded by the coding sequence ATGTTATACCGAAGGCTTGGCCAAACGGATAAAATGGCTTCAATACTGGGGTTTGGCACTATGCGGCTTCCTACTCTTGAGGGTGATGACTCAAAAGTAGACGACGAAAAAGCCGTACATATGATTCGTTATGCTATAGATCATGGTATCAATTATATTGATACTGCCTATCCGTATCATGGGGGTATGAGCGAACTCGTTATTGGGAAAGCACTCCGAGACGGTTACAGAGAAAAGGTGTATCTGGCAACAAAACTTCCAAGCTGGCTTATCACAAGCAGAGAGGATATGGACCGCTACTTAAATGAACAGCTCGAGAAGCTCAGGACTGATTACATAGACTTTTATCTTCTTCACGCATTAAACAGGGACTTCTGGTCTCTTGTAAAAAAACACGATGTTTTCGATTTCCTTAATTCTGCTATTAAAGATGGAAGAATAAAATATACAGGTTTCTCTTTTCACGATAACCTGAACTTGTTTAAAGAAATCGTTGACTCTTATCCATGGGATATATGCCAGATCCAGTACAATTTCATGGATGAAAATTTCCAGGCAGGAAAAGAGGGACTGATGTACGCAGCCTCAAAGAATCTTGGAGTTGTTATTATGGAGCCTTTGCGTGGGGGTTATCTTGTTTCAAGTCCTCAAGAGATCCAAAATATCTGGGATTCTGCAGAAAAGAAAAGAAGTCCTGTAGAATGGGGTTTTCAATATCTCTGGGACTACCCGGAAATAAACGTCGTTCTCAGTGGAATGTCAGATATAGAGCAGGTAAAAAATAACATAGAGTTTGCAGAAAAAGGTTTTTCCGGTTCTTTGACAGGAGAGGAGAAAAAACTGATTTCCAGAGTAAAAGAAATCTATAGATCAAAAACAAGAGTTTATTGTACTGGCTGTCACTACTGCATGCCTTGCCCATCAGGAGTAAACATTCCAGAGAGCTTTAAATACCTGAACAACGCCGAGATGTTTGGCAGGGTAGAAGAAGAAAAAGTACTATATAGCGGGCTTGAAGGTAAGGCTTCAAACTGTACGGAGTGCGGACAATGTGAAGAGAAATGCCCTCAGAAGACACCAATAAAAGAAATGTTAAAAGAAGTTGTAAAACTATTTGAAAAATAA
- a CDS encoding glycosyltransferase family A protein, which yields MKGGEILIKFSVVIPLYNKEPHIKRALDSVINQTVQDFEIIVVNDGSTDKSADVVKSFSDARIRLINQKNAGVSVARNRGINEAKSELIAFLDADDEWMPDYLETILRLREKYPYAGLYATSLKTEFIDNVLMDKDKELRKLIPDEGLILNFFKVNLKDISHKDIFYTSSVTVPKKIFLEIGGFQTGFWWGEDIDMWGRIALKYPFAYSSQVCAVYYQNVVNSAAYRRKPVKGHPLLNTGKEALKLGNVSPEIVKDFEEYLKFVEMCTAKHNVEAGDKNLALNLLIRKDIKLSYKKLLISTIVSTMIETNFPAFSQLLFGRTVSLR from the coding sequence TTGAAAGGAGGCGAAATTCTGATTAAGTTTTCAGTTGTTATCCCTCTTTATAATAAAGAGCCACATATCAAGAGAGCACTAGATTCTGTTATAAACCAAACAGTTCAGGATTTTGAGATAATTGTGGTAAATGACGGATCAACAGATAAAAGTGCAGACGTGGTAAAGAGTTTCAGTGATGCCAGAATTCGATTGATCAACCAAAAAAATGCAGGTGTTTCAGTAGCTCGTAATAGAGGTATTAATGAAGCTAAATCCGAACTTATAGCCTTTCTGGATGCGGATGACGAATGGATGCCAGATTATCTTGAGACAATTCTGAGGCTGAGAGAAAAATATCCATATGCAGGCCTGTATGCAACTTCATTGAAAACTGAGTTTATTGATAACGTATTAATGGATAAGGACAAAGAGTTAAGGAAGCTTATTCCAGACGAAGGATTAATATTAAACTTTTTTAAAGTAAACCTGAAAGATATCTCACATAAAGATATCTTTTATACATCTTCGGTAACAGTTCCTAAAAAAATATTTTTAGAAATTGGAGGCTTTCAGACCGGGTTCTGGTGGGGAGAAGATATTGATATGTGGGGTAGAATTGCCCTGAAATATCCGTTTGCATACAGTAGCCAGGTATGTGCTGTATATTATCAAAACGTTGTCAATAGTGCTGCATACAGAAGAAAGCCTGTAAAGGGACATCCTCTTTTAAATACTGGTAAAGAGGCTCTAAAGCTTGGTAATGTGTCACCTGAAATTGTAAAAGATTTTGAAGAGTATTTGAAATTCGTTGAGATGTGTACAGCAAAACATAACGTAGAAGCTGGTGACAAAAACCTAGCTTTGAATCTTCTAATCAGAAAAGACATCAAATTATCATATAAAAAACTATTAATCAGCACAATTGTCTCAACAATGATTGAAACAAACTTTCCAGCTTTTTCTCAACTTTTATTCGGAAGAACAGTATCCTTGCGGTAA
- a CDS encoding PKD domain-containing protein has protein sequence MAISVFTILMMLTLLSTAASASVYTYKTPLGAGTPPATQRLTGGGNCIDYTAVAASCTDSRLVRFKDLSKGKETYIRWDFGDGTCLQGTKITPALKNPVHKFSKKGCYISCLTIKCTNYKWKLWVHKTVVVK, from the coding sequence ATGGCAATATCTGTTTTCACTATATTAATGATGTTGACTTTATTGTCTACAGCAGCCTCTGCATCAGTCTATACATACAAAACTCCCCTTGGTGCAGGAACTCCTCCGGCAACACAACGTCTAACCGGTGGAGGTAATTGCATTGATTATACTGCAGTAGCCGCTTCATGTACTGATTCGCGACTAGTACGATTCAAAGACCTGTCAAAAGGTAAAGAGACATATATCAGATGGGACTTTGGAGATGGAACCTGTCTACAAGGAACAAAAATTACCCCGGCATTAAAAAATCCGGTACACAAGTTTTCAAAAAAGGGTTGCTATATTAGCTGTCTGACTATCAAGTGTACTAATTATAAGTGGAAGTTGTGGGTTCATAAGACCGTGGTTGTTAAATAA